In Papaver somniferum cultivar HN1 chromosome 1, ASM357369v1, whole genome shotgun sequence, a genomic segment contains:
- the LOC113323305 gene encoding ankyrin repeat-containing protein NPR4-like isoform X2, whose translation MGVLATMGGFVKRVRVSAVEKLGRFSYSFCYKTTGFGMYHESYRPLLEAAMNNDWQSARVFIDNDPGSVKASITVCGRTALHIAAGSAHSEFVLNLIEIMPIEALELKDRYDGNTALHLAVIAGLEDAVKVMVKKHKKLIRICNNEGLNPLLNAAIYVSRKNEEIIRFLCDEMQDEPTIFQGHSGAHLICSITHAALYELATTLIDRHPSLATAQEDDGNSTALYAIAEKDLSIPTAYAKSILSFLTYYGLCEITKKPSIFLKVLFFFDHNSRGFHARQLQSIVVLELVELIFKQFKKMNGEDKYQFFFGSNFIKTAVKNGSIDIVRMCISTYPDQLWIPQERRNIFEIAVKNRQEKIFDYLYEHMNADEKILTTRTVESNGGNILHVAAKIAPPSRLNIYSSPVAQIQSEIIWFKKVKNRVPRALRNMRNNADEIPREVFTREHKDLVKKAEAYMIRTAESCQVVAALVATVAFAAAITLPGGTFSDVTDATKTGKPVLLQKQSFLVFMVADALALFSSTTAILLFLSIYIGNHTERNFQLALPRTLKRGLRSLILSVLSVIFKLSVEIDFRIGRHRETTLLD comes from the exons ATGGGGGTTTTGGCCACCATGGGAGGCTTTGTAAAGAGAGTTCGTGTTTCTGCTGTAGAGAAACTAGGTCGTTTCAGTTACTCCTTCTGTTATAAGACTACAG GATTTGGCATGTACCACGAATCATATCGACCTTTATTAGAGGCTGCAATGAATAATGATTGGCAATCAGCAAGAGTTTTCATAGATAATGATCCCGGTTCAGTTAAAGCTTCGATCACAGTATGTGGAAGGACTGCATTGCATATTGCAGCTGGTTCAGCACACTCAGAATTCGTTTTAAATCTAATCGAAATTATGCCCATAGAAGCACTTGAGTTGAAAGACAGGTATGATGGTAATACAGCTCTTCATCTTGCTGTAATTGCTGGGCTTGAAGACGCTGTTAAAGTAATggtgaaaaaacataaaaaattaatACGTATATGTAACAATGAGGGGTTGAATCCGCTACTCAATGCTGCTATATATGTCAGTCGGAAGAATGAAGAAATTATTAGATTCCTCTGTGATGAGATGCAAGATGAACCAACTATCTTTCAAGGTCATTCGGGAGCTCATCTCATATGCAGCATAACTCATGCTGCTTTATACG AATTGGCAACTACTCTAATCGACCGACACCCAAGCTTAGCAACTGCCCAAGAGGACGATGGCAACAGTACTGCGCTATATGCTATTGCAGAAAAGGATCTTTCAATTCCAACCGCCTATGCAAAATCGATACTATCATTCCTAACAT ATTATGGCCTTTGCGAAATCACTAAGAAGCCATCCATATTTCTCAAAGTGCTATTCTTCTTCGACCACAATTCTAGAG GTTTTCACGCTCGCCAACTGCAATCCATTGTTGTCCTGGAATTGGTAGAGTTGATTTTTAAACAATTTAAAAAAATGAACGGGGAAGATAAGTATCAATTTTTCTTCGGCTCCAATTTCATAAAAACTGCGGTAAAAAATGGTTCAATCGACATTGTAAGAATGTGCATTTCAACTTACCCGGATCAACTTTGGATTCCTCAAGAGCGGAGAAACATCTTTGAAATAGCGGTCAAGAACAGACAGGAAAAAATCTTCGATTACTTGTACGAACACATGAACGCAGATGAGAAGATTTTAACTACTCGCACAGTAGAATCAAACGGTGGTAATATCCTACATGTTGCTGCCAAAATTGCACCTCCTTCTCGGCTAAATATTTATTCCAGCCCTGTTGCTCAAATCCAAAGTGAGATTATTTGGTTTAAG aaAGTGAAGAATAGGGTACCACGTGCTTTACGAAATATGAGAAATAATGCTGATGAAATTCCTCGAGAGGTTTTTACTCGGGAACACAAAGATTTAGTGAAAAAAGCCGAGGCATACATGATACGTACTGCCGAATCATGTCAGGTAGTGGCCGCTCTGGTAGCTACGGTTGCATTTGCGGCAGCAATTACACTACCTGGTGGAACTTTCAGTGACGTTACTGATGCAACTAAGACGGGAAAGCCTGTACTTTTGCAAAAGCAGTCATTCCTTGTATTCATGGTGGCAGATGCTCTAGCTCTGTTTTCTTCAACCACAGCAATTCTTCTGTTCTTATCCATCTATATTGGGAATCATACTGAAAGGAATTTTCAGCTAGCATTGCCAAGAACGCTTAAGAGAGGTCTTAGAAGTCTCATCCTATCGGTATTGAGTGTG ATCTTTAAATTGTCCGTTGAAATTGATTTTCGAATTGGACGGCATCGAGAAACCACTCTATTGGACTGA
- the LOC113323305 gene encoding ankyrin repeat-containing protein NPR4-like isoform X1: MGVLATMGGFVKRVRVSAVEKLGRFSYSFCYKTTGFGMYHESYRPLLEAAMNNDWQSARVFIDNDPGSVKASITVCGRTALHIAAGSAHSEFVLNLIEIMPIEALELKDRYDGNTALHLAVIAGLEDAVKVMVKKHKKLIRICNNEGLNPLLNAAIYVSRKNEEIIRFLCDEMQDEPTIFQGHSGAHLICSITHAALYELATTLIDRHPSLATAQEDDGNSTALYAIAEKDLSIPTAYAKSILSFLTYYGLCEITKKPSIFLKVLFFFDHNSRGFHARQLQSIVVLELVELIFKQFKKMNGEDKYQFFFGSNFIKTAVKNGSIDIVRMCISTYPDQLWIPQERRNIFEIAVKNRQEKIFDYLYEHMNADEKILTTRTVESNGGNILHVAAKIAPPSRLNIYSSPVAQIQSEIIWFKKVKNRVPRALRNMRNNADEIPREVFTREHKDLVKKAEAYMIRTAESCQVVAALVATVAFAAAITLPGGTFSDVTDATKTGKPVLLQKQSFLVFMVADALALFSSTTAILLFLSIYIGNHTERNFQLALPRTLKRGLRSLILSVLSVVIAFSMALSMILEDRYRWAPYLMFAVAAFTFYRSLNCPLKLIFELDGIEKPLYWTDIKRSPTIRALSDPSPVPWRLAVYWEDCLRFLSSIQFRYSHIYGEGNAVADLLGKCGAITWSQWWNEPPYFIGNRVKCPNILKTWFKWTSKN; the protein is encoded by the exons ATGGGGGTTTTGGCCACCATGGGAGGCTTTGTAAAGAGAGTTCGTGTTTCTGCTGTAGAGAAACTAGGTCGTTTCAGTTACTCCTTCTGTTATAAGACTACAG GATTTGGCATGTACCACGAATCATATCGACCTTTATTAGAGGCTGCAATGAATAATGATTGGCAATCAGCAAGAGTTTTCATAGATAATGATCCCGGTTCAGTTAAAGCTTCGATCACAGTATGTGGAAGGACTGCATTGCATATTGCAGCTGGTTCAGCACACTCAGAATTCGTTTTAAATCTAATCGAAATTATGCCCATAGAAGCACTTGAGTTGAAAGACAGGTATGATGGTAATACAGCTCTTCATCTTGCTGTAATTGCTGGGCTTGAAGACGCTGTTAAAGTAATggtgaaaaaacataaaaaattaatACGTATATGTAACAATGAGGGGTTGAATCCGCTACTCAATGCTGCTATATATGTCAGTCGGAAGAATGAAGAAATTATTAGATTCCTCTGTGATGAGATGCAAGATGAACCAACTATCTTTCAAGGTCATTCGGGAGCTCATCTCATATGCAGCATAACTCATGCTGCTTTATACG AATTGGCAACTACTCTAATCGACCGACACCCAAGCTTAGCAACTGCCCAAGAGGACGATGGCAACAGTACTGCGCTATATGCTATTGCAGAAAAGGATCTTTCAATTCCAACCGCCTATGCAAAATCGATACTATCATTCCTAACAT ATTATGGCCTTTGCGAAATCACTAAGAAGCCATCCATATTTCTCAAAGTGCTATTCTTCTTCGACCACAATTCTAGAG GTTTTCACGCTCGCCAACTGCAATCCATTGTTGTCCTGGAATTGGTAGAGTTGATTTTTAAACAATTTAAAAAAATGAACGGGGAAGATAAGTATCAATTTTTCTTCGGCTCCAATTTCATAAAAACTGCGGTAAAAAATGGTTCAATCGACATTGTAAGAATGTGCATTTCAACTTACCCGGATCAACTTTGGATTCCTCAAGAGCGGAGAAACATCTTTGAAATAGCGGTCAAGAACAGACAGGAAAAAATCTTCGATTACTTGTACGAACACATGAACGCAGATGAGAAGATTTTAACTACTCGCACAGTAGAATCAAACGGTGGTAATATCCTACATGTTGCTGCCAAAATTGCACCTCCTTCTCGGCTAAATATTTATTCCAGCCCTGTTGCTCAAATCCAAAGTGAGATTATTTGGTTTAAG aaAGTGAAGAATAGGGTACCACGTGCTTTACGAAATATGAGAAATAATGCTGATGAAATTCCTCGAGAGGTTTTTACTCGGGAACACAAAGATTTAGTGAAAAAAGCCGAGGCATACATGATACGTACTGCCGAATCATGTCAGGTAGTGGCCGCTCTGGTAGCTACGGTTGCATTTGCGGCAGCAATTACACTACCTGGTGGAACTTTCAGTGACGTTACTGATGCAACTAAGACGGGAAAGCCTGTACTTTTGCAAAAGCAGTCATTCCTTGTATTCATGGTGGCAGATGCTCTAGCTCTGTTTTCTTCAACCACAGCAATTCTTCTGTTCTTATCCATCTATATTGGGAATCATACTGAAAGGAATTTTCAGCTAGCATTGCCAAGAACGCTTAAGAGAGGTCTTAGAAGTCTCATCCTATCGGTATTGAGTGTGGTAATTGCATTTAGCATGGCACTTTCAATGATACTTGAGGACAGATATAGATGGGCTCCATATCTGATGTTTGCGGTTGCCGCTTTTACTTTTTACAGATCTTTAAATTGTCCGTTGAAATTGATTTTCGAATTGGACGGCATCGAGAAACCACTCTATTGGACTGACATCAAGAGATCACCAACCATTAGGGCGTTATCAGATCCCTCTCCAGTTCCGTGGAGGCTTGCCGTTTATTGGGAAGATTGTTTGAGATTTTTATCATCGATACAATTCAGATATTCTCATATTTATGGAGAAGGTAACGCAGTGGCTGATTTGTTGGGTAAATGCGGAGCTATTACATGGTCTCAGTGGTGGAATGAGCCACCATATTTTATCGGGAATAGGGTCAAATGTCCAAATAttcttaaaacatggttcaaatggacgagtaaaaattaa